The Porites lutea chromosome 4, jaPorLute2.1, whole genome shotgun sequence genome contains a region encoding:
- the LOC140933490 gene encoding uncharacterized protein gives MAQHLSWSCLGISGLEQLDSVDRPSVSLSYLLYGLFLIMVVVLLVNMMIALLSNTYNRVEENSLREWSFKKATTIRSYSSYHPVPVPFNIVSLGAIGLWRLCQGDKGNRFDKTGFDEKGRKAALDRLVERLEKTYFATFGYTFPLTEAKKVDHLLHEIDGSRRMANQIAQRVFAQQGCKQDRYIAGAEAWESLGIGIKGCLLTYEGPDSCHSCKEKEPKSVHGARCLTPFTREKPRIEVLIQESGERRILGLGVVFEGYDSHWMPGWEAGTVGYHVDDGKIFEAGCEDLGRDVEEAMAYRGDLIACEVDFSGVRNGKLPVVFFLNGREIARAWTKRISGEIKVFPFISMAYEGIRVLAKMCSGDSSMSQISHAPSAQRLARDAGIEKELTDCLQKQFLKLKDDMETMERERKVQATEFQERLDKQWELLTEIRNLVMLSNREGKRKELDEN, from the exons ATGGCGCAACATCTTTCTTGGTCTTGCTTAGGAATCTCGGGCCTGGAACAACTGGATTCCGTTGACAGGCCATCTGTGTCCCTGTCTTATCTGCTGTATGGCTTGTTCCTGATCATGGTTGTTGTTCTACTCGTCAATATGATGATCGCCCTGCTCTCCAACACATATAACCGTGTAGAG GAAAACTCTCTCAGAGAGTGGTCTTTCAAGAAAGCTACGACCATTAGAAGTTACAGTTCATACCACCCAGTTCCAGTTCCTTTCAATATTGTTTCACTCGGGGCCATAGGATTGTGGAGGCTGTGTCAGGGTGACAAAGGGAACCGATTTGATAAAACTGGATTTGATGAGAAAGGAAGG AAAGCTGCTTTAGACAGGCTGGTCGAAAGACTAGAGAAGACTTACTTTGCAACATTTGGATATACTTTTCCCCTTACGG AGGCGAAAAAGGTCGACCACTTGTTGCATGAAATTGATGGAAGTCGCCGCATGGCTAATCAGATTGCTCAACGAGTGTTTGCTCAGCAGGGTTGTAAGCAGGACAGATATATCGCTGGTGCAGAA GCGTGGGAATCACTTGGTATAGGAATCAAAGGTTGCCTGCTGACATATGAAGGCCCTGACTCCTGCCATTCATGTAAAGAAAAGGAACCTAAGAGTGTTCATGGCGCGAGGTGCTTGACGCCATTCACGCGAGAAAAACCGCGGATCGAG GTGCTAATCCAGGAGAGTGGTGAAAGACGTATTCTTGGACTGGGTGTGGTATTTGAAGGGTACGACAGTCACTGGATGCCTGGATGGGAAGCAGGAACCGTAGGCTATCACGTGGACGATGGCAAAATATTCGAAGCTGGTTGCGAGGATCTGGGCAGGGACGTCGAAG AGGCTATGGCGTACCGTGGTGATCTCATCGCATGCGAAGTTGACTTCAGTGGTGTAAGAAATGGCAAGCTTCCAGTCGTGTTCTTCTTAAATGGCAGAGAGATTGCTCGCGCGTGGACGAAACGCATTTCTGGAGAAATAAAAGtgtttccttttatttcaatgGCATATGAAGGAATTCGGGTTCTCGCCAAG ATGTGCTCAGGTGACAGCAGTATGTCCCAAATATCTCATGCGCCTTCTGCCCAGCGTCTTGCTAGGGATGCTGGGATAGAAAAGGAATTAACTGACTGCCTGCAGAAACAGTTCCTTAAGCTGAAAGATGACATGGAGACAATGGAACGAGAAAGAAAAGTACAGGCGACTGAATTCCAAGAAAGACTTGATAAACAGTGGGAATTGCTGACGGAAATACGAAACTTAGTGATGCTTTCCAACCGAGAAGGGAAGAGAAAAGAACTTGATGAGAACTGA